From a single Sphingosinicellaceae bacterium genomic region:
- a CDS encoding TlpA family protein disulfide reductase: MRDGSSATVASFAGKPVLVNLWATWCVPCLAELPALDDMAEGHPGLVVLAVSQDLGGWHAIDKFWTPGKFETLQPRLDKPGNFAQAIGAGGLPMSIRYDARGREVWRIAGPVEWNTPAAAAVLK; the protein is encoded by the coding sequence ATGCGCGACGGCAGCAGCGCCACGGTCGCCAGTTTCGCGGGCAAGCCGGTGCTCGTCAATTTGTGGGCGACGTGGTGCGTGCCGTGCCTCGCCGAACTGCCGGCGCTCGACGACATGGCGGAGGGCCACCCCGGCCTCGTCGTGCTGGCGGTCAGCCAGGACCTCGGCGGCTGGCACGCGATCGACAAGTTCTGGACGCCGGGCAAGTTCGAGACCCTGCAGCCGCGCCTCGACAAGCCGGGCAACTTCGCCCAGGCGATCGGCGCGGGCGGCCTGCCGATGTCGATCCGCTACGACGCCCGCGGCCGCGAGGTCTGGCGCATCGCCGGGCCGGTCGAGTGGAACACGCCCGCCGCCGCAGCGGTCCTCAAATAG
- a CDS encoding replicative DNA helicase codes for MINPSPLRIVPTAAEAAALPQNLEAEAALLGALMIDNRLVEDVMLKLRPEHFHEALHGRIYEKILALADRNMIATPVTLKPLFESDQAMQEVGGTAYLAKLTEQSGALIAARDFAQQIYDLALLREMIRVGRDMAAGALDTAADIAPLAQIEAAELALYKVAEQGEVAGAVKTFRMATQEALGMAERAMKSGGNLSGYTTGLDGLNAKLGGLHKSDLIVLAARPAMGKSALATNIAFACAMRAQQDAAEGIEESKRSGTGVAFFSLEMSSDQLATRILAEQSGVNSEQLRKGLINQTEFNSLARAAGALSELPFYIDDTPALSIAALRTRARRLKRQRGVGFIIVDYLQLLQGSARTSENRVQEISEITRGLKTLAKELQVPVLALSQLSRAVENREDKRPQLSDLRESGTIEQDADIVLFIYREEYYHSLKQPDIEDREQHAKWAERAASLHGLAEVIVSKQRHGSTGTVRLTFHGASTKFADRAEEAYLPERRD; via the coding sequence ATGATCAACCCGTCGCCCCTGCGAATCGTGCCGACCGCCGCCGAAGCCGCCGCGCTGCCCCAGAACCTCGAGGCCGAGGCGGCGCTGCTCGGCGCGCTGATGATCGACAACCGGCTGGTCGAGGATGTCATGCTCAAGCTTAGGCCCGAGCATTTCCACGAGGCGCTGCACGGTCGCATCTACGAAAAGATCCTGGCGCTCGCCGATCGCAACATGATCGCCACGCCGGTTACCCTGAAGCCGTTGTTCGAGAGCGACCAGGCGATGCAGGAGGTCGGCGGCACCGCCTATCTCGCCAAGCTGACCGAGCAGTCCGGGGCGCTGATTGCCGCGCGCGACTTCGCCCAGCAAATCTATGACCTCGCCCTCCTGCGCGAGATGATCCGCGTCGGTCGCGACATGGCGGCGGGTGCGCTCGACACCGCCGCCGACATCGCGCCGCTGGCCCAGATCGAGGCGGCGGAGCTGGCGCTGTACAAGGTCGCCGAGCAGGGCGAGGTCGCGGGCGCGGTCAAGACGTTCCGGATGGCGACGCAGGAAGCGCTCGGCATGGCCGAGCGTGCGATGAAGTCCGGCGGCAATTTGTCGGGCTACACCACCGGCCTCGACGGGCTGAACGCCAAGCTCGGCGGCCTGCACAAGTCCGACCTCATCGTGCTCGCCGCGCGCCCGGCGATGGGCAAGTCGGCGCTCGCCACCAACATCGCCTTCGCCTGCGCCATGCGGGCCCAGCAGGACGCCGCCGAGGGCATCGAGGAGAGCAAGCGCAGCGGCACCGGCGTCGCGTTCTTCAGCCTCGAGATGTCATCCGACCAGCTCGCGACCCGCATCCTCGCCGAGCAGTCCGGGGTCAATTCCGAGCAACTGCGCAAGGGCCTGATCAACCAGACCGAGTTCAACAGCCTGGCGCGTGCCGCCGGAGCGCTCAGCGAGCTGCCGTTCTACATCGACGACACGCCGGCGCTGTCGATCGCGGCGCTGCGCACCCGCGCCCGGCGGCTCAAGCGCCAGCGCGGCGTCGGCTTCATCATCGTCGACTATCTCCAGCTGCTCCAGGGTTCGGCCCGGACCTCCGAGAACCGCGTGCAGGAGATTTCGGAGATCACCCGGGGCCTGAAGACGCTGGCCAAGGAGCTGCAGGTGCCGGTGCTGGCGCTGTCGCAGCTCAGCCGCGCCGTCGAGAACCGCGAGGACAAGCGCCCCCAACTTTCCGATCTTCGCGAGTCCGGCACCATCGAGCAGGACGCCGACATCGTGCTGTTTATCTACCGCGAGGAATATTATCACAGCCTCAAGCAGCCCGACATCGAAGACCGCGAGCAGCACGCCAAGTGGGCCGAGCGCGCGGCCTCGCTGCACGGCTTGGCGGAAGTTATCGTCTCGAAGCAGCGCCACGGCTCGACCGGCACCGTCCGGCTGACCTTCCACGGCGCCAGCACCAAGTTCGCCGACCGCGCCGAGGAAGCCTATCTGCCCGAGCGGCGCGACTGA
- a CDS encoding pyrimidine 5'-nucleotidase translates to MTHPLARIDTWIFDLDNTLYPASCNLFAQIDAHMGSFIQDLLKVDAVAARRIQKDFFHAHGTTLRGLMNEHGVDPHDFLARVHDIDVSVVEHDAALVDALQRLPGRKLIFTNADLPYAERVLARLGLEDSFEAIHDVHAMDYRPKPDAHAYDRLCAVYAIDPTTALFVEDMARNLPPAKAIGMTTVWIDNGSEQGPDVAGDYIDYRITDLGAWLGGIVNELESA, encoded by the coding sequence ATGACGCACCCGCTTGCCCGTATCGACACCTGGATCTTCGATCTCGACAACACGCTGTACCCGGCGTCGTGCAACCTGTTCGCGCAGATCGACGCACACATGGGCAGCTTCATCCAGGACCTGCTCAAGGTCGACGCGGTCGCCGCGCGGCGCATCCAGAAGGACTTCTTCCACGCCCACGGCACGACGTTGCGCGGGCTGATGAACGAGCACGGGGTCGACCCGCACGACTTCCTGGCACGAGTCCACGACATCGACGTGTCGGTGGTCGAGCACGACGCCGCGCTGGTCGATGCGCTGCAGCGGCTGCCCGGTCGCAAGCTGATCTTCACCAACGCCGACCTGCCCTATGCCGAGCGGGTGCTGGCGCGGCTCGGGCTGGAGGACAGCTTCGAGGCCATCCACGACGTCCATGCGATGGACTATCGGCCCAAGCCCGACGCCCACGCCTACGACCGGCTGTGCGCGGTCTATGCGATCGACCCTACCACCGCGCTGTTCGTCGAGGACATGGCGCGCAACCTGCCGCCGGCGAAGGCGATCGGCATGACGACGGTATGGATCGACAACGGCAGCGAGCAGGGGCCCGACGTCGCGGGCGACTATATCGACTATCGGATCACCGACCTGGGCGCATGGCTCGGCGGCATCGTCAACGAACTGGAATCAGCATGA
- the dapD gene encoding 2,3,4,5-tetrahydropyridine-2,6-dicarboxylate N-succinyltransferase, with translation MKSVIEAGWEVRAEVGPDTRGELRIAVDAALAGLDDGSLRVAEPDGNGGWKVNQWLKQAVLLSFRLNDMALIEGGSGGGYWWDKVPSKFDGWDEARFRAAGFRAVPGSIVRRGAYIAPGVVLMPSFVNIGAHVGANSMVDGWATVGSCAQIGANVHLSGGVGIGGVLEPLQAGPTIIEDDCFIGARSEVVEGVVVERGCVLSMGVFISSTSKIVDRATGEIFFGRVPAYSVVVPGALPGKPLPDGTPGPSLSCAVIVKRVDARTREKTAINELLRD, from the coding sequence ATGAAGTCGGTCATCGAAGCGGGCTGGGAAGTACGGGCCGAGGTCGGGCCCGACACGCGCGGCGAGTTGCGGATTGCGGTCGACGCGGCGCTGGCGGGGCTGGACGACGGCTCGTTACGGGTCGCGGAGCCGGACGGCAACGGTGGCTGGAAGGTCAACCAGTGGCTCAAGCAGGCGGTCTTGCTGTCGTTCCGCCTGAACGACATGGCGCTGATCGAGGGCGGCTCCGGCGGCGGGTACTGGTGGGACAAGGTCCCGTCCAAGTTCGACGGCTGGGACGAGGCACGGTTTCGCGCCGCGGGCTTCCGCGCCGTGCCAGGCAGCATCGTCCGGCGCGGCGCCTACATCGCGCCCGGCGTCGTGCTGATGCCGAGCTTCGTCAACATCGGGGCGCATGTCGGCGCGAACTCGATGGTCGACGGCTGGGCGACGGTCGGCAGCTGCGCGCAGATCGGGGCGAACGTCCATTTGTCGGGCGGCGTCGGCATCGGCGGGGTGCTCGAACCGCTCCAGGCCGGCCCGACGATCATCGAGGACGACTGCTTCATCGGCGCGCGCTCCGAGGTCGTCGAGGGCGTCGTCGTCGAGCGCGGCTGCGTGCTGTCGATGGGGGTGTTCATCTCCTCGACCAGCAAGATTGTCGACCGCGCCACGGGCGAGATCTTCTTCGGACGGGTGCCAGCTTACTCCGTGGTGGTGCCGGGCGCGCTGCCGGGGAAGCCGCTGCCGGACGGGACGCCGGGGCCGAGCCTCAGTTGCGCGGTGATCGTCAAGCGGGTGGACGCGCGGACTCGGGAGAAGACCGCGATCAACGAGTTGCTGCGGGACTGA
- a CDS encoding anti-sigma factor produces MTEFDPADPMPDDDALAMDFALGVLDREARMAAQLRLARDPAFRAEVESWQAMLAPLAEAVAPVTPPPALWDRIAAETSPATTSPAKPRVAPAAAPSLWSSLGLWRGLAAASLALAAIVSVILIERPGRSTQPLLVATLSSPTGGAILTATYDAARGAVILAPAGKSDAEGRTPELWVIEGDKPPRSLGTIDIDTPTSHAIPVERLKGLAVGSTLAISLEPKGGSKTGAPTGPIVATGKLTGI; encoded by the coding sequence GTGACCGAGTTCGACCCCGCCGACCCGATGCCCGACGACGACGCACTGGCGATGGACTTTGCCCTCGGCGTGCTCGACCGCGAGGCTCGGATGGCAGCGCAGTTGCGACTGGCGCGCGACCCCGCCTTTCGCGCCGAAGTCGAAAGCTGGCAGGCGATGCTCGCGCCGCTGGCCGAGGCGGTCGCCCCGGTGACGCCGCCGCCAGCGCTGTGGGACCGTATCGCCGCCGAGACTTCACCCGCGACGACATCGCCCGCGAAGCCACGCGTCGCGCCCGCGGCAGCCCCGTCCTTGTGGTCGAGCCTTGGCCTGTGGCGCGGGCTGGCGGCGGCCTCGCTCGCGCTCGCAGCAATCGTCTCGGTGATCCTGATCGAACGGCCCGGTCGCTCGACCCAGCCGCTGCTCGTCGCGACGCTGTCGTCACCGACCGGTGGCGCAATTCTTACCGCGACCTACGATGCAGCGCGTGGCGCTGTCATTCTCGCCCCCGCCGGCAAGTCCGACGCGGAGGGCCGCACGCCAGAATTGTGGGTGATCGAGGGCGACAAGCCGCCGCGCTCGCTCGGCACCATCGACATCGACACCCCGACCAGCCACGCGATCCCGGTCGAGCGCCTGAAGGGCCTCGCGGTCGGCTCGACGCTGGCGATCAGCCTCGAGCCCAAGGGTGGTTCGAAGACCGGGGCACCGACGGGTCCGATCGTCGCGACGGGCAAGCTGACCGGCATCTAG
- a CDS encoding sigma-70 family RNA polymerase sigma factor: MLDRTASGDLPAFRGLYDATSAKLFGVILRILHERGEAEDVLQEVYTIVWRKAAEFDATRASPVTWMATIARNRAIDRLRARGSRPTVPIDAAAEVRDERPGADDLLSASDEARRLNAALGKLDARHAAAIRSTYFDGLTYEALAVREGVPVGTLKSWVRRGLIRMKGELA; encoded by the coding sequence TTGCTCGACCGCACCGCCAGCGGCGATCTCCCGGCGTTTCGCGGCCTTTACGATGCGACGTCCGCAAAACTATTCGGGGTCATCCTGCGTATCTTGCATGAGCGGGGTGAGGCGGAAGACGTTTTGCAGGAAGTTTACACCATCGTCTGGCGCAAGGCGGCAGAGTTCGACGCGACGCGCGCCAGCCCGGTGACGTGGATGGCGACGATCGCCCGCAACCGCGCGATCGACCGCCTGCGCGCCCGCGGCAGCCGTCCGACGGTGCCGATCGACGCCGCCGCCGAAGTCCGCGATGAGCGTCCCGGTGCCGATGACCTACTGAGTGCGAGCGACGAGGCACGGCGCCTGAACGCGGCACTGGGCAAGCTCGACGCCCGCCATGCGGCCGCAATCCGCAGCACCTATTTCGACGGACTGACCTATGAGGCGTTGGCGGTGCGCGAGGGCGTGCCGGTCGGGACCCTCAAAAGCTGGGTCCGACGTGGCCTGATCCGGATGAAGGGAGAACTCGCGTGA
- a CDS encoding ABC transporter permease translates to MNRLAHQFAALLTAIGHLVIEGLASIGRVTRFAGRAVAHGVLPPYYPARLAEQVLIIGYFSLPVVGLTAVFIGSALAQQIFIGGSRFNAASTVPAVVVIGIVRELGPVLGGLMVAGRVSSAMAAELGTMRVTEQIDALATLRTDPFRYLIAPRIVAAVLVMPVLVLVANAVGVLGGFLLATNKLGFNSGNYLATTMHYLKLDDVASSMVKAAVFGFIIALMGCYHGFNSSGGAAGVGKATTNAVVSAFILILLSNLIITVIVFGS, encoded by the coding sequence ATGAACCGCCTTGCCCACCAGTTCGCCGCGCTGCTGACCGCGATCGGCCACCTGGTCATCGAGGGCCTGGCGTCGATCGGCCGCGTCACGCGCTTTGCCGGACGCGCGGTCGCCCATGGCGTGCTACCGCCGTATTACCCGGCGCGGCTGGCGGAGCAGGTCCTGATCATCGGCTATTTCTCGCTGCCCGTCGTCGGGTTGACCGCGGTCTTCATCGGCTCGGCGCTGGCCCAGCAGATCTTCATCGGCGGCAGCCGCTTCAACGCCGCCTCGACCGTCCCGGCCGTCGTCGTCATCGGCATCGTCCGCGAGCTCGGGCCGGTGCTGGGCGGCCTGATGGTCGCCGGCCGGGTGTCGTCGGCGATGGCGGCCGAGCTCGGCACGATGCGGGTCACCGAGCAGATCGACGCGCTGGCGACGCTGCGCACCGACCCATTCCGCTACCTGATCGCGCCGCGCATCGTTGCCGCGGTGCTGGTCATGCCGGTGCTGGTGCTGGTCGCCAATGCGGTCGGCGTGCTCGGCGGCTTCCTGCTGGCGACCAACAAGCTCGGCTTCAACAGTGGCAATTATCTTGCCACGACAATGCATTACCTCAAGCTCGACGACGTCGCCTCGTCGATGGTCAAGGCGGCGGTGTTCGGCTTCATCATCGCGCTGATGGGCTGCTACCACGGCTTCAACTCGAGCGGCGGCGCCGCCGGCGTCGGCAAGGCGACGACCAACGCGGTGGTCAGCGCGTTCATTTTGATCCTGCTGTCGAACCTGATCATCACCGTGATCGTTTTCGGTTCGTGA
- a CDS encoding alanine racemase, which yields MHLPALRLTVDTAALAANWQWLRARGGSATCGAAVKADGYGLGARDTVKALAAVGATEFFVATWAEAAALGRMPPGTRLAVLHGLMPDELPLPGIVPVLNTIAQVTRWQAAGGGRCDLMVDTGMNRLGLSLADVAALPAGLDVDVLHSHLACADEPDHPMNAAQLARFHGVVAAVPHRRAALANSAGICLGADYAFDLTRPGIGLFGGVMHPAAAGHLRSVAGIEARVVQVRDVGIGETFGYGATWTAARASRVAVINLGYADGYRRAFAGSGHAFAGNTACPVVGRVSMDLTGVDVTGVDVAEGDWLRVDFDLPAASAATGIAQYELLTGLAGRYQRRFA from the coding sequence ATGCACCTCCCCGCGCTCCGCCTGACCGTCGATACCGCCGCCCTCGCCGCCAACTGGCAGTGGCTGCGCGCCCGCGGCGGGTCCGCGACATGCGGCGCGGCGGTCAAGGCCGACGGCTACGGCCTCGGCGCGCGCGACACAGTGAAAGCCCTCGCGGCTGTGGGCGCGACCGAGTTCTTCGTCGCAACCTGGGCCGAGGCCGCGGCACTCGGCCGGATGCCGCCAGGCACACGGCTGGCCGTCCTCCACGGCCTGATGCCCGACGAGCTGCCGCTGCCGGGCATCGTGCCGGTCCTCAACACCATCGCGCAGGTGACGCGCTGGCAGGCCGCGGGCGGCGGACGCTGCGACCTGATGGTCGACACCGGCATGAACCGGCTCGGGCTGAGCCTCGCCGACGTCGCGGCCCTGCCCGCGGGCCTCGACGTCGATGTCCTGCACAGCCACCTCGCCTGCGCCGACGAGCCGGATCACCCGATGAACGCGGCACAACTCGCGCGTTTCCACGGCGTGGTCGCCGCGGTCCCGCACCGCCGCGCTGCCCTCGCCAATTCGGCGGGCATCTGCCTCGGCGCGGATTATGCCTTCGACCTGACGCGGCCCGGCATCGGGCTGTTCGGCGGCGTCATGCACCCCGCCGCGGCCGGCCACCTGCGCAGCGTCGCCGGGATCGAGGCGCGGGTCGTGCAGGTCCGCGATGTCGGCATCGGCGAGACCTTCGGCTACGGCGCAACCTGGACCGCGGCGCGTGCCAGCCGGGTCGCGGTGATCAACCTCGGCTATGCCGACGGCTACCGGCGCGCCTTTGCCGGCAGCGGCCACGCTTTCGCCGGCAACACTGCCTGCCCGGTCGTCGGCCGCGTCTCGATGGACCTCACCGGGGTCGACGTCACCGGGGTCGACGTCGCCGAGGGCGACTGGCTGCGGGTCGACTTCGACCTGCCCGCGGCATCGGCAGCGACCGGCATCGCGCAATATGAGTTGCTGACCGGGCTTGCGGGCCGCTATCAGCGCCGCTTCGCATGA
- a CDS encoding PEPxxWA-CTERM sorting domain-containing protein: MIKSLVVVASLALAASPLAAVTVTNAAPITVPDPGETTSTINVAGLGNITGLTVTLNGLTHSYPDDLVFGVLNESLGLGFVFLSGAGGSDNIDGVTLTFGDAASSVLPKSYVGGAIVSGTFLPSNFSGFAFTYFHNAGSFAAFNGFSANGAWTLYVDDISSSDGGSIAGGWSLNFTTVAGAVPEPATWALMLGGFGLVGGAMRRRGTQPRGAA, encoded by the coding sequence ATGATCAAATCTCTTGTCGTTGTCGCGTCGCTTGCGTTGGCCGCGTCACCGCTCGCCGCAGTCACGGTGACCAACGCGGCACCGATCACTGTCCCGGATCCCGGCGAGACGACCAGCACGATCAACGTCGCCGGGCTGGGAAACATCACCGGCCTGACGGTGACGTTGAACGGCCTCACCCACAGCTATCCCGACGACCTGGTTTTCGGCGTGCTGAACGAGAGCCTCGGCCTGGGCTTCGTGTTCCTGAGCGGTGCGGGTGGCAGCGACAACATCGACGGTGTCACCCTGACGTTCGGCGACGCGGCATCCAGCGTCCTGCCGAAGTCGTACGTCGGGGGTGCGATCGTCTCCGGCACCTTTCTGCCCTCGAACTTCAGTGGATTCGCGTTTACCTATTTCCACAATGCCGGGTCGTTCGCCGCCTTCAACGGCTTCAGCGCCAACGGTGCCTGGACGCTGTACGTCGACGATATCTCCTCTTCTGACGGCGGCTCGATCGCCGGCGGCTGGAGCCTGAATTTCACGACCGTCGCCGGTGCCGTGCCGGAACCGGCGACGTGGGCGCTGATGCTCGGCGGGTTCGGCCTCGTCGGCGGTGCCATGCGCCGCCGCGGCACCCAGCCTCGCGGCGCCGCCTGA
- a CDS encoding ATP-binding cassette domain-containing protein: protein MTEIPKIALKGIRKRFGDKHVLNGVDLNICAGESMVIIGGSGTGKSVTIKCILGLIRPDAGHIEVDGVDTTHLKGRALAAHQARFGMLFQGGALFDSLSVWKNVAFALDQSQGSTRLKAAAIDNLARVGLGADVADLRPSELSGGMQKRVALARAIAPRPEIIFFDEPTTGLDPIMADVINDLIVELVKDLKITALTITHDMASVRKIADRVAMLYNGRIVWHGPRQGIDATGNPYVYQFVNGRAEGPIKMAVRGQ from the coding sequence GTGACAGAGATTCCGAAGATCGCCCTCAAGGGCATCCGCAAGCGCTTCGGCGACAAGCACGTCCTGAACGGCGTCGATCTCAACATCTGTGCCGGCGAATCGATGGTTATCATCGGCGGCTCCGGCACCGGCAAGTCTGTGACGATCAAGTGCATCCTCGGGCTGATACGGCCCGATGCGGGCCACATCGAGGTCGACGGCGTCGACACCACCCACCTCAAGGGTCGCGCGCTGGCGGCACACCAGGCGCGCTTCGGCATGCTGTTCCAGGGCGGCGCGCTGTTCGACTCGCTCAGCGTCTGGAAGAATGTCGCCTTCGCACTCGACCAGTCGCAGGGCAGCACACGGCTAAAAGCGGCAGCGATCGACAATCTCGCACGCGTCGGCCTCGGCGCCGACGTCGCCGACCTCCGGCCCTCCGAACTGTCGGGCGGTATGCAGAAGCGAGTCGCGCTGGCGCGAGCGATCGCGCCGCGCCCCGAGATCATCTTTTTCGACGAACCGACCACCGGACTCGACCCGATCATGGCCGATGTGATCAACGACCTTATCGTCGAGCTGGTAAAAGATCTGAAGATCACCGCCCTGACGATTACCCACGACATGGCCAGCGTGCGGAAGATCGCCGACCGTGTGGCGATGCTCTACAACGGCCGCATCGTCTGGCACGGACCGCGCCAAGGCATTGACGCGACTGGAAATCCGTACGTTTATCAGTTCGTCAACGGGCGGGCAGAGGGGCCGATCAAGATGGCGGTGCGCGGTCAGTGA
- a CDS encoding fasciclin domain-containing protein, with translation MSKHMLGAALFAVAAAGLAGGSASAAMMHGKSVMVGGAPMLPSKNIIENAVNSKDHTTLVAAVKAAGLVDTLSGPGPFTVFAPTNEAFAKLPAGTVESLVKPENKGTLTTILTYHVVSGTMDSKAIAAAIKAGKGKAMLHTVQGGDLTASMSGGKLVLTDAKGGTSTVTIKDVYQSNGVIHVVDTVLMPQ, from the coding sequence ATGTCGAAGCACATGCTCGGCGCTGCCTTGTTCGCGGTCGCCGCCGCCGGTCTTGCGGGCGGCAGCGCGAGTGCCGCGATGATGCACGGCAAATCGGTGATGGTCGGCGGCGCGCCGATGCTACCGTCGAAGAACATCATCGAGAACGCGGTTAATTCCAAGGATCACACGACGCTGGTGGCTGCAGTCAAGGCTGCCGGCCTCGTCGACACGCTGTCGGGCCCGGGCCCGTTCACGGTGTTCGCGCCGACCAACGAAGCCTTTGCAAAGTTGCCCGCCGGCACCGTCGAGTCGCTGGTCAAGCCCGAGAACAAGGGCACGCTGACCACCATCCTGACCTATCACGTCGTCAGCGGCACGATGGACTCGAAGGCTATCGCCGCGGCGATCAAGGCGGGCAAGGGCAAGGCGATGCTGCACACCGTCCAGGGCGGCGACCTGACCGCGTCGATGTCGGGTGGCAAGCTGGTGCTGACCGATGCCAAGGGCGGCACGTCGACCGTGACCATCAAGGACGTCTACCAGTCGAACGGCGTCATCCACGTTGTCGATACCGTGCTCATGCCGCAGTAG
- a CDS encoding NADH:flavin oxidoreductase/NADH oxidase, translating into MAQLFTPFEFGGLALANRIVIAPMCQYSAVDGCMTDWHTLHLGHLALSGAALLTIEASAVEPEGRITYADVGLYDDASEAAMAGVLATIRRHSDMPVAIQLAHAGRKASTKVPWDGGAQIAPGEPNGWQTVAPSPDPFTGGAAPSTALDTAGMARVRDAFAASARRAVRLGLDAIQLHGAHGYLLHQFLSPLVNKRTDDYGGSLENRMRFPLEVFDAVHAAAPGIPVTMRVSGTDWAPGGWDVEQTVAFSRALETRGCAAIHVSSGGAVAHQQIAVAPGYQVPLARAVKQGCGLPVVAVGLIAEYEHAEAIVAGGDADLIALARTMLYDPRWPWHAAAHLGAKVKAPNQYLRSQPRRFKDLFEG; encoded by the coding sequence ATGGCCCAGCTGTTCACGCCGTTCGAATTCGGCGGCCTCGCGCTCGCCAACCGCATCGTGATCGCGCCGATGTGCCAGTATTCGGCGGTCGACGGCTGCATGACCGACTGGCACACGCTCCACCTCGGCCATCTCGCGCTATCGGGCGCGGCACTGCTGACCATCGAGGCGTCGGCAGTCGAGCCCGAGGGCCGCATCACCTACGCCGACGTCGGGCTGTACGACGACGCCAGCGAGGCGGCGATGGCGGGTGTGCTGGCGACCATCCGCCGGCATTCGGACATGCCGGTGGCGATCCAGCTCGCGCATGCCGGTCGCAAGGCCTCGACAAAGGTGCCGTGGGACGGCGGCGCGCAGATCGCTCCCGGCGAGCCGAACGGCTGGCAGACCGTCGCGCCCTCGCCCGACCCGTTCACCGGCGGCGCCGCCCCCTCGACCGCGCTCGACACGGCCGGGATGGCGCGGGTTCGCGATGCCTTCGCGGCGTCGGCAAGGCGCGCGGTCCGGCTCGGGCTCGACGCGATCCAGCTCCACGGCGCGCACGGCTATCTGCTCCACCAGTTCCTGTCGCCGCTCGTGAACAAGCGCACCGACGACTACGGCGGCAGCCTCGAGAACCGCATGCGCTTCCCGCTCGAGGTCTTCGACGCGGTGCATGCTGCCGCCCCCGGCATCCCTGTTACGATGCGCGTCTCGGGCACCGACTGGGCCCCCGGCGGCTGGGACGTCGAGCAGACCGTCGCCTTCTCCCGCGCCCTCGAAACACGCGGTTGCGCCGCAATCCACGTCTCCAGCGGCGGCGCGGTCGCGCACCAGCAGATCGCCGTCGCGCCCGGCTACCAGGTGCCGCTGGCGCGCGCCGTCAAGCAGGGCTGCGGGCTCCCCGTGGTCGCGGTCGGGCTGATCGCCGAGTACGAGCATGCGGAGGCGATCGTCGCCGGGGGCGATGCCGACCTGATCGCGCTGGCCCGGACCATGTTGTACGATCCGCGCTGGCCGTGGCACGCGGCGGCGCATCTCGGGGCGAAGGTCAAGGCGCCGAACCAGTACCTGCGGTCGCAGCCGCGGCGGTTCAAGGATCTGTTCGAGGGGTAG
- a CDS encoding cytochrome c biogenesis protein CcdC encodes MTFSDPRFISYAAAGVGIAVLLFFRLRAMRRAKPLKLERLWIIPALYTAFACALFWKLPPHGLQWLTVTAALAVGAGVGWLRGSTMRIAVDPVTHDLNQRQSPAALVLLVALIGMRYVAREHFGGDLTHAGAGVIDAFVAFAVGLLALQRVEMFLRARRLLGEARARRTT; translated from the coding sequence GTGACGTTTAGCGACCCGCGCTTCATCAGCTACGCCGCCGCGGGCGTCGGCATCGCGGTCCTGCTGTTCTTCCGGCTGCGCGCGATGCGGCGCGCGAAGCCGCTCAAGCTCGAGCGGCTGTGGATCATCCCGGCGCTCTACACGGCGTTCGCCTGCGCCTTGTTCTGGAAACTGCCACCGCACGGGCTGCAGTGGCTGACCGTCACGGCGGCGCTGGCGGTGGGTGCGGGCGTCGGCTGGCTGCGCGGCAGCACGATGCGGATCGCGGTCGACCCGGTCACCCACGACCTCAACCAGCGCCAGTCGCCCGCCGCGCTGGTGCTGCTCGTGGCGCTGATCGGGATGCGCTACGTGGCGCGCGAGCATTTCGGCGGCGACCTCACGCACGCCGGCGCCGGGGTGATCGACGCGTTCGTGGCCTTCGCAGTCGGGCTGCTGGCGCTGCAGCGCGTCGAGATGTTCCTGCGGGCGCGAAGGCTGCTGGGGGAAGCGCGGGCGAGGCGCACGACCTGA